A stretch of bacterium DNA encodes these proteins:
- a CDS encoding 2,3,4,5-tetrahydropyridine-2,6-dicarboxylate N-succinyltransferase, with protein sequence MDGAKLKEAIERLLGEGERAERDEVRATVAELLAALESGAVRAAAPENDHWVVNQWVRAGILLGFRHSDIVRVEMGGAFGFADKHLFLPRHPASMPGARLVPGGSAVRRGAHIGAGVILMPPCYVNVGAFVDEGSMIDSHALVGSCAQIGKRVHLSAGAQIGGVLEPPGAMPVVVEDGCFVGALAGVLEGVHVRRGAVLGAGVILTASMPVYDVPRRRILHADARGVLEIPERAVVVAGSRPMADPWAAEMGVRGAAAVIVKDRDEGTDARAALEDALR encoded by the coding sequence ATGGACGGGGCGAAGCTCAAGGAAGCGATCGAACGACTGCTCGGCGAAGGGGAGCGCGCGGAGCGGGACGAGGTCCGGGCCACGGTGGCGGAACTGCTCGCCGCGCTGGAGTCGGGCGCCGTGCGCGCGGCCGCGCCGGAGAACGACCACTGGGTCGTCAACCAGTGGGTGCGCGCGGGGATCCTGCTCGGCTTCCGCCATTCGGACATCGTGCGGGTCGAGATGGGCGGGGCGTTCGGCTTCGCCGACAAGCACCTCTTCCTGCCGCGGCACCCGGCGTCGATGCCCGGGGCGCGTCTCGTTCCGGGCGGCAGCGCGGTGCGGCGCGGCGCGCACATCGGCGCGGGGGTGATCCTGATGCCGCCGTGCTACGTCAACGTCGGCGCCTTCGTGGACGAGGGCTCGATGATCGACTCGCACGCGCTGGTCGGCTCCTGCGCGCAGATCGGCAAGCGGGTGCACCTCTCCGCCGGCGCGCAGATCGGCGGCGTGCTCGAGCCTCCGGGGGCGATGCCCGTGGTCGTCGAGGACGGCTGCTTCGTCGGCGCGTTGGCCGGCGTGCTCGAGGGAGTGCACGTGCGGCGCGGCGCGGTGCTCGGCGCGGGGGTGATCCTGACCGCCTCGATGCCGGTCTACGACGTGCCGCGGCGGCGCATCCTGCACGCCGACGCGCGGGGAGTGCTGGAGATTCCGGAGCGGGCGGTCGTCGTCGCCGGCTCGCGCCCGATGGCCGATCCCTGGGCCGCGGAGATGGGCGTGCGCGGCGCGGCGGCGGTGATCGTGAAGGACCGCGACGAGGGCACGGACGCCCGCGCCGCCTTGGAGGACGCACTGCGATGA
- a CDS encoding pyridoxal phosphate-dependent aminotransferase, with protein sequence MSPMIAGRVAGLKRTLIREIFESAPADALNLGLGQPDIAPPAVLREALSRAASEGPSGYGPTAGDKALRAAIAGYYAPFARRAEDVVVTLGCQEATFAVLGCLLDPGDEVLCPDPGFPGAERAAKTWNAVPRFYPLCAENGFHLDVDEVLGMVGPATKAILVITPSNPTGTVEPRATIERLAEETARRGIALVVDDTYHQLCWTADGRAFGAPQAPLEHVVVCGGLSKSVALTGWRVGWAVCPDAAFMAKLVAMQQTVLTCPATPIQIGARVAFTPEGEAAAREVKAIFRRRRDIVAEELGGRPEVRMAPLEGAFYAWVDASRCGGGIPFAKRLLEEEKIVVIPGEAFGAGGAGWFRISYAQEDNALRRALKVIAGRLSL encoded by the coding sequence ATGAGCCCGATGATCGCCGGCCGCGTGGCCGGCTTGAAGCGCACGTTGATCCGCGAAATCTTCGAGTCCGCCCCCGCCGACGCGCTGAACCTCGGGCTCGGCCAGCCGGACATCGCGCCGCCGGCGGTGCTGCGCGAGGCGCTGTCGCGCGCGGCGAGCGAGGGGCCGTCGGGCTACGGGCCGACGGCCGGGGACAAGGCGCTGCGCGCGGCGATCGCCGGGTACTACGCGCCGTTCGCGCGGCGCGCCGAGGACGTCGTCGTCACGCTCGGCTGCCAGGAGGCGACGTTCGCCGTCCTCGGCTGCCTGCTCGATCCGGGCGACGAGGTGCTCTGCCCCGATCCGGGCTTCCCGGGCGCCGAGCGGGCGGCGAAGACGTGGAACGCCGTGCCGCGCTTCTATCCGCTGTGCGCCGAGAACGGCTTCCATCTCGACGTGGACGAAGTGCTGGGGATGGTCGGTCCGGCGACGAAGGCGATCCTCGTGATCACGCCGTCGAACCCGACCGGCACGGTCGAGCCGCGGGCGACGATCGAGCGGCTGGCCGAGGAGACGGCGCGGCGCGGGATCGCGCTCGTCGTGGACGACACCTACCACCAACTCTGCTGGACGGCCGACGGGCGCGCCTTCGGGGCGCCGCAGGCGCCGCTGGAGCACGTCGTCGTCTGCGGCGGCCTCTCCAAGTCGGTCGCGCTGACCGGCTGGCGCGTCGGCTGGGCGGTCTGCCCCGACGCGGCGTTCATGGCGAAGCTGGTGGCGATGCAGCAGACGGTGCTGACCTGCCCCGCGACGCCGATCCAGATCGGCGCCCGCGTGGCGTTCACGCCGGAAGGGGAGGCGGCGGCGCGCGAGGTGAAGGCGATCTTCCGCCGGCGGCGCGACATCGTGGCCGAGGAGCTGGGCGGCAGGCCGGAGGTGCGGATGGCGCCGCTAGAGGGCGCGTTCTACGCCTGGGTGGACGCGTCGCGCTGCGGCGGCGGGATTCCGTTCGCGAAGCGGCTGCTCGAGGAAGAGAAGATCGTGGTGATTCCGGGCGAGGCGTTCGGGGCGGGCGGCGCGGGGTGGTTCCGCATCAGCTACGCGCAGGAGGACAACGCGCTGCGGCGCGCGCTCAAGGTTATCGCGGGGCGGCTCAGTCTCTGA